The following nucleotide sequence is from Vitis vinifera cultivar Pinot Noir 40024 chromosome 14, ASM3070453v1.
CATGGCAGTATAAGAACAGAGAAATAATGGTAACTTGAGAAGTAGTAGTGCCAAAATACAAGATAGGACGCTGTAGAAGAACAAGTACCTGGCAATAATTTTATGCTGCTACCTTTTCTGAATGCTCATGCTGAGGAAACTTCTCATGCTCAGGAGACTTCTCATGCCTTCTCCTGCAAAGCAGAAAGATGGTGTTGTTATTTAGGATATGTAAGAAGACAAAGTATCAATGTGGATTGGTAGAAAAGCATTATGGGCATTAAGGGGAGGAGTTGACATCCCTGTTATAGAAGTCAAAGAAGATGTTTAAAAGTTCTGCTATACTCAgatgatttattatatttcaatagGTTCAAAGAAATGATCTGATCACTTTGTGGACATTTCAGATGGGaagatttgaaaagaaaagcaGAAGCTAATTTGGCTAGCTGCTATAGCACTCAAAACAGAGTATGAACTGCTTCCCAACCCCCAGGCCACCAAGCCACAGAAATTGTCATCAGAATCACTAGGGTCCTAACAATATCTGCTGTCATCACACATTCTTGACCAATATCACCATTTTCAGGGCAAATGTTTCCCAAAGGTATCCCTAGTGTATTAAGAAATCTTTTATTTTGGTTAAACAATTCAATACCGCAACTGCAACCAGCCTAACACTGCCAGCAGCATGGATAAAACCATTGGGAACCACCACAACCACCTCTGCACCATCCATCAGCACCCAATACCACCTCTTCACCAATCCCCACCATGGCATCCCTGCTAGTCCACTACTTTGCCCTATCAATGTGTGCAACAACAATGACAGCTTTTACAACAGTCGTTACTGCATTCTTAGAAAGTATTGGCTGTGCCCACTGGATTAGTTAGGAGAAAAAAACCTTGAAATAGTGGATTACATAATTAGGCAGAAGTAGCagaaaattaaatcaataataaCCAGTTATAGCTACTAGATGCTAGAGTGCTCATTCTGAGAAAGTTATTACTTCAAGAAGAAATCAAGGATTCAACAAACTTACTCGTCAAATAATTTTACGAGTGACCTTGGCCTCTCATAACCATCTTCCTTCTGTTGAGGCTTTGGCTTCCCTGCCTGCCTTGATTCTGGTTTCCAGCAAGCTTTACTGAGAGACTGGCCCAGTAAATCAGCAATCCCCGTTGCCATTGTCTCAGCCTTCTTTACATATGGAAATGTTTCCTCCGTGAAGTGGTGTGACAACCATAGATACATTGACAGCACTTGATGCTTAGTCTCAAGATCCAAGAGCTCTGAATCATTGCGAGCAGAACCCTTGGGCATGCCCATTGCAATATTAACAGGGAGATTTTGACTGTAAGATGAAGCAAACCTCAGAAGATGGTACATTGCTTTTGGATCTCTAATATTAACTGGCGCAAAGCAAAAGTTGAAACGATCTTCTAGAGATAGTCCCTGAACTTTCTGCAACATATTTGCAACCTTCTTTATATGATCATGTCGACACAAGAAGTAAGATCCATCTAATTGGCAATTTTCACTGAACTTTTCTAGTAGATGCGAGAGAGTGACATCTGGGAGCTGCCCTGCAAATAACTCAACCTGCtcaaagaaaggaaagagaCCCACTTTCTTAATGTCATCAAAAGGTTGCTTCAAACACTCGATCAAGTAATCCAAATCATCCAAATGCAAGGTGGTAGTGAGTCCATCAGGATATCGACTCCCCCTCCGACCAGCTCTTCCAGCAATCTGCTTCACCTGTGTAGCTGGAACTGGAACAATCTTGTCCCCATTGTACTTAGAAAGGCTATAGAAAACAACCCTTCTGATATTAAGATTCAAACCCATCCCCACTGCATCACTCGCAACCAAGACGTCATATTCATTATCTGGATCATTGAACAGGCTAGCTTGCTGTCTACGAGTCTCTGGAGGCAAGGCACCATAAATAACACAACAGCGATGGTTGGTGTGTTTCTCAATTGCCAATTTCACTTCAAATATCTCCCTCCTTGAGAAAGCAACAACACAATCTCCAGATCGAACATTTTGAAGTTCCCCCAACAGGGTCTTGGCCTCAACCACCAATGGCTTGAACCTCTCATAATGTTGTTCAAACAACTCATCACCAGTTTCTGAGCATATTTTTCGAACAACATTCAGAACACTCGGATCACCACACAAATGTATCTCATCAGCCTTCAATCCGAGCAAGGCCCGCGTCCACGCATACCCTCTGCAAGGGTCTGACATCATCTGAATTTCATCAATAACAGCCACATCATATATATCATC
It contains:
- the LOC100853943 gene encoding DExH-box ATP-dependent RNA helicase DExH18, mitochondrial, which produces MARGPAALLSRIRSSKHDVSRFRVFPSKRCIHSFGEWRNPTASAFDLSKPAFFTSLMNLVHLQSASGSPNLRDFRNSIGARHFSSMREDGDGDENTVPGLTIEDGDDVSSISDSTMVENGDEGKSNCDSSMVESGNSSDDVGSGESVGYEHVAYRDPAELYRELCDSQTSAKPTKSDWEMVSEILHHFRKSGWAANQALAIYIGMSFFPTAASKFRSFMSKKCTADVAKYLASLGPGDAAVKFLFPIFVEFCLEEFPDEIKRFRSMIKSADLTKPHTWFPFARAMKRKIIYHCGPTNSGKTYNALQRYMEAKKGIYCSPLRLLAMEVFDKVNALGIYCSLHTGQEKKNVPFSNHTSCTVEMVSTDDIYDVAVIDEIQMMSDPCRGYAWTRALLGLKADEIHLCGDPSVLNVVRKICSETGDELFEQHYERFKPLVVEAKTLLGELQNVRSGDCVVAFSRREIFEVKLAIEKHTNHRCCVIYGALPPETRRQQASLFNDPDNEYDVLVASDAVGMGLNLNIRRVVFYSLSKYNGDKIVPVPATQVKQIAGRAGRRGSRYPDGLTTTLHLDDLDYLIECLKQPFDDIKKVGLFPFFEQVELFAGQLPDVTLSHLLEKFSENCQLDGSYFLCRHDHIKKVANMLQKVQGLSLEDRFNFCFAPVNIRDPKAMYHLLRFASSYSQNLPVNIAMGMPKGSARNDSELLDLETKHQVLSMYLWLSHHFTEETFPYVKKAETMATGIADLLGQSLSKACWKPESRQAGKPKPQQKEDGYERPRSLVKLFDERRHEKSPEHEKFPQHEHSEKVAA